One genomic region from Dermacentor variabilis isolate Ectoservices chromosome 6, ASM5094787v1, whole genome shotgun sequence encodes:
- the Gem2 gene encoding gemin 2 translates to MSDDDKPELMYPAFPVEDTGEEYDLDLPPTTANEYLRRVQLEASNCPDVVVADLDTSQFLAKQTVSFSNSNDCPPPPEGFAPSREWQRKQVYNFHIAREKIIKRKALLKRSKERCSVKLPRFEERDRWKAVFCGSAAPSIHPLVSIVTTIPQQSIEAVISYSARWIEEEGFCASMGKWLYALLACVEKPLHPDMCSNIRALARACASARRKLTSKDDPNLAPLNLIICLIACYFNQTDLADK, encoded by the exons ATGTCAGACGACGACAAGCCCGAGCTTATGTACCCTGCCTTTCCTGTGGAAGACACTGGGGAAGAATACGACTTGGACCTCCCTCCCACAACAGCAAATGAATACTTGAGAAGGGTCCA ATTAGAAGCCAGCAATTGCCCCGATGTTGTTGTGGCAGACTTGGACACTAGCCAGTTTCTGGCCAAGCAAACTGTATCTTTCAGTAAC TCTAATGATTGTCCACCACCCCCAGAGGGTTTTGCGCCTTCACGTGAATGGCAGAGGAAACAGGTCTACAACTTCCACATTGCTAGAGAG aaAATCATCAAACGGAAGGCGCTTTTGAAAAGGAGTAAGGAAAGGTGTTCTGTGAAGCTG CCCAGATTTGAAGAGAGGGACCGATGGAAGGCAGTCTTTTGCGGCTCTGCTGCACCAAGCATTCATCCTCTTGTCAGCATTGTCACTACCATCCCACAG CAATCAATAGAAGCAGTAATCAGCTACAGTGCACGATGGATTGAAGAGGAAGGGTTTTGTGCAAGTATG GGAAAGTGGCTCTATGCCTTGCTCGCTTGTGTGGAGAAGCCACTGCACCCAGATATGTGCTCCAACATCCGTGCCTTGGCACGTGCTTGTGCATCAGCAAGGAGGAAATTG ACATCCAAAGATGACCCCAACCTTGCTCCTTTGAACCTTATCATATGCCTCATCGCTTGCTACTTCAACCAGACAGACTTGGCGGACAAGTGA